The following proteins are co-located in the Desulfoscipio sp. XC116 genome:
- a CDS encoding acyl-CoA dehydrogenase family protein — protein MDFALTEEQQMVQDMARNFAEKEIAPYVEEDEKNHYYRREILTKMGELDLLGWSIPEEYGGNGMGWMEGVIALYEISKVHTSWRLSISGNNWGPAMTINEYGTEEQKQKFIPGLLDGSLVGSFAMTEPNTGSDVAGMKTLAEDKGDHWLINGTKTWISGGHTSDIGLVYAVTEKGARHKGISCFVIDYNNTPGVNRIPINDKVGMWAAPTSELIFENAVVPKENLLGPVNSGFKICMWQLNNTRMGCATGAAALSRACLDGAVQYANERIQFGKPIGKHQMVQAQIAEMILEDEAAKQLVYRAAWLKDNNLPSQQATSIAKLSGCNAAVHAANLAMKIYGSYGYSNEYPCGRWLRDSKQFETLEGTSNMHMQIIANIELGFAPNR, from the coding sequence ATGGATTTTGCTTTAACCGAAGAACAACAAATGGTACAGGATATGGCTCGCAATTTTGCGGAAAAGGAAATCGCTCCTTATGTTGAAGAGGACGAAAAAAACCATTATTATCGCAGAGAGATATTAACTAAAATGGGTGAACTGGACCTGTTGGGCTGGAGCATTCCGGAGGAATACGGCGGTAACGGCATGGGCTGGATGGAAGGCGTTATTGCTTTGTATGAGATATCCAAGGTTCATACTTCCTGGAGACTTTCCATCAGCGGCAACAACTGGGGTCCGGCCATGACCATTAATGAATATGGCACTGAAGAACAAAAACAGAAATTTATCCCCGGACTGTTGGATGGGTCTCTGGTAGGCAGCTTTGCCATGACCGAGCCCAATACGGGCTCCGACGTGGCCGGGATGAAGACGCTTGCGGAAGACAAGGGTGACCACTGGCTAATTAATGGTACCAAAACATGGATATCCGGCGGACATACTTCCGATATCGGGCTGGTCTACGCCGTTACTGAAAAAGGCGCGCGTCACAAAGGGATTTCCTGCTTCGTAATTGACTACAACAATACCCCCGGCGTTAATCGAATTCCCATTAACGATAAAGTCGGTATGTGGGCCGCTCCGACCTCGGAATTAATTTTTGAAAATGCCGTGGTTCCTAAAGAAAATTTATTGGGACCGGTAAACAGCGGTTTTAAGATTTGCATGTGGCAGTTGAACAATACCCGCATGGGTTGTGCCACCGGCGCGGCTGCTCTTTCCAGGGCCTGCCTGGACGGTGCCGTTCAATATGCCAATGAGCGTATTCAGTTTGGCAAACCCATCGGCAAGCATCAGATGGTTCAGGCCCAGATTGCTGAAATGATCTTGGAAGATGAGGCGGCCAAACAGCTCGTTTATCGCGCCGCCTGGTTAAAAGATAATAATTTGCCCAGCCAGCAGGCTACTTCCATTGCCAAACTGTCCGGTTGCAACGCTGCCGTGCACGCTGCCAACCTGGCTATGAAAATTTACGGCTCATATGGATATTCCAATGAATATCCCTGCGGCAGATGGCTCCGCGATTCCAAGCAGTTTGAAACCCTTGAGGGAACCTCCAACATGCATATGCAGATCATTGCCAACATCGAACTGGGCTTTGCGCCCAACCGCTAG
- a CDS encoding biotin/lipoyl-containing protein, translating into MVQVNAPMVGKVLSVDVKAGDQVKKNDVLVTLEAMKMQIKVYAPNDGEVAEVNVNAGDVVNTDTVLAALK; encoded by the coding sequence ATGGTACAAGTTAATGCTCCCATGGTGGGAAAAGTGCTGTCTGTCGATGTAAAAGCAGGCGATCAGGTGAAAAAGAACGATGTGCTGGTGACTCTGGAAGCTATGAAAATGCAAATTAAAGTGTATGCGCCCAACGACGGCGAAGTGGCTGAAGTTAATGTAAACGCCGGTGATGTAGTGAATACCGACACTGTTTTAGCAGCTTTGAAATAA
- a CDS encoding OadG family transporter subunit yields the protein MVDWGMATSVALSGIVSVFAVLAVLQIAVQVAGKIIDGQAKKQAQKQNA from the coding sequence ATGGTTGACTGGGGTATGGCCACATCGGTGGCTCTCTCGGGAATAGTATCTGTTTTCGCTGTACTGGCGGTTTTGCAAATTGCTGTGCAAGTTGCGGGAAAAATAATCGACGGCCAGGCCAAAAAACAAGCGCAAAAACAAAATGCATAA
- a CDS encoding sodium ion-translocating decarboxylase subunit beta: MEQLAEIFNGVGVTQLTPGNVAMWLIAFVLFYLAIKKGVEPLLLLPIGFGVFMANFPLTGLLEEGGLFYIFYHYGIETELIPPLIFLGLGAMTDFGPVLANPKTLLLGAAAQLGVYAAFFGALMVGFTVQEAATIGIIGGADGPTTIYLAANLAPHMMGSVAVAAYSYMALVPIIIPPIAKLLTTKEERAMVMNMMRMPSKTEKIVFPILASIIIILLVPKSAPLIAMFMLGNLFMESGAVERLTNVSRNELMNIVTILLGVGVGSTMTAENFLNFKSMGVFVMGVVAFAFATAGGVLIAKFMNLFVKNKVNPLIGAAGVSAVPMAARVVHNMGAEANPQNYLLMHAMGPNVAGVIGTAVAAGAFISAIL; this comes from the coding sequence ATGGAGCAGCTGGCGGAAATTTTCAACGGAGTTGGGGTTACACAGCTGACCCCTGGCAATGTTGCCATGTGGCTGATTGCCTTTGTCCTCTTTTACCTGGCCATTAAGAAGGGGGTTGAGCCGTTACTTTTATTGCCTATCGGCTTTGGGGTATTTATGGCCAACTTCCCTCTGACCGGCCTTTTAGAAGAGGGTGGACTGTTTTACATCTTTTATCACTATGGCATTGAGACGGAATTAATTCCCCCCCTTATTTTCTTGGGCCTGGGTGCGATGACCGACTTTGGGCCGGTGCTTGCCAATCCTAAAACATTGCTTCTTGGTGCGGCAGCCCAGTTGGGTGTATATGCGGCGTTTTTCGGTGCCTTGATGGTGGGCTTTACCGTGCAAGAGGCGGCCACTATCGGTATTATCGGGGGTGCCGATGGTCCGACCACCATATATCTCGCCGCCAATTTAGCCCCGCACATGATGGGCTCGGTGGCGGTGGCGGCTTACTCATATATGGCGCTGGTGCCTATTATTATTCCGCCTATTGCCAAGTTGCTGACCACTAAAGAAGAACGTGCCATGGTAATGAATATGATGCGCATGCCCAGTAAGACGGAGAAAATCGTTTTCCCCATTTTAGCGTCTATCATTATAATATTATTGGTGCCCAAGTCGGCTCCGCTGATTGCCATGTTTATGCTGGGCAACTTGTTCATGGAGAGCGGCGCGGTGGAGCGGCTTACCAATGTCAGCCGCAATGAATTGATGAACATAGTCACTATTTTGCTCGGTGTAGGTGTTGGATCCACCATGACGGCGGAAAACTTCCTGAACTTTAAGAGCATGGGAGTATTTGTCATGGGTGTGGTGGCCTTTGCCTTTGCCACGGCGGGCGGTGTATTAATAGCCAAGTTTATGAACCTGTTCGTCAAGAACAAGGTCAACCCGCTTATCGGTGCCGCGGGCGTGTCCGCCGTGCCCATGGCGGCCCGGGTGGTGCATAACATGGGCGCCGAGGCCAACCCGCAAAATTATCTGTTGATGCACGCTATGGGGCCGAACGTGGCCGGTGTTATAGGAACGGCCGTGGCCGCCGGTGCGTTTATATCGGCCATACTGTAG
- a CDS encoding carboxyl transferase domain-containing protein, whose amino-acid sequence MSQKYDEFKRRKDQIMQMGGEKAVEKQHKSGKLSARERVEYLFDPGTFTEIGTFVKHRITNFGMEKKDIAAEGVVCGYGKINGRMAMVGAEDYTSMAGTFGEYHGKKFAAAIDMAKEMGIPFFGLNDSGGARLQEGIDTLQAYAWLFKAQNLASGVIPQIAMLLGPCLGGQAYHPVMQDFVIQSRDHGYMGIAGPAFVKTQLGIDIDLPTLCGVEAHAVKSGCTHIVGGDDKDCIDKAKDLLNYLPQNNKEKPARLDTGDEAMRLIPELDGFIPEQTMIPYDMHEVIYKLVDNGVFFELMPDFAKNVIIGFARFNGRSTGVVASQPNWMGGVIDCNAADKVARFVRFCDLFNIPLVNLHDTPAYMIGPEQEWKGILRHGAKMLFAYIDATVPKITVMMRKSFAGAYLGMCCKDTGADIVYAWPEATLTIVGAQTAASVIFAKEIKNAENPAEVREQRIKEYSDLYENPYHAAARGYVDDIILPSETRKKICASLDLLENKSVARPWRKFSNINM is encoded by the coding sequence ATGAGTCAAAAGTATGACGAGTTTAAACGCAGAAAAGACCAAATAATGCAAATGGGCGGTGAAAAAGCTGTTGAAAAACAGCATAAATCCGGTAAATTAAGTGCCCGTGAAAGAGTGGAATATTTATTCGATCCCGGTACATTTACTGAAATCGGTACTTTTGTCAAGCACAGGATTACCAATTTCGGCATGGAGAAAAAGGATATCGCCGCCGAAGGTGTAGTATGCGGCTATGGCAAAATAAACGGCCGTATGGCCATGGTGGGCGCGGAAGACTATACTTCCATGGCCGGTACCTTTGGTGAATATCACGGTAAAAAATTCGCCGCTGCCATCGATATGGCCAAGGAAATGGGCATTCCCTTTTTCGGCTTGAATGACTCGGGCGGCGCCAGACTGCAGGAAGGCATTGACACTCTGCAGGCTTATGCGTGGCTGTTTAAAGCCCAAAACCTGGCTTCGGGCGTTATTCCGCAAATAGCTATGCTGCTGGGTCCGTGCCTGGGCGGGCAGGCTTACCACCCGGTTATGCAGGACTTTGTTATCCAAAGCCGCGACCACGGTTACATGGGTATCGCCGGTCCGGCCTTTGTGAAAACCCAGCTGGGCATTGATATCGATTTGCCCACACTGTGCGGTGTGGAAGCTCATGCCGTCAAGTCCGGCTGTACCCACATTGTGGGTGGCGACGATAAAGACTGCATTGATAAAGCCAAAGATCTGCTTAACTATCTGCCTCAGAACAATAAAGAAAAACCGGCCCGGTTGGATACCGGTGACGAAGCCATGCGCCTAATCCCCGAACTGGATGGGTTTATACCCGAGCAGACCATGATCCCCTACGATATGCACGAGGTTATCTATAAATTAGTGGATAATGGTGTATTCTTTGAATTAATGCCCGACTTTGCTAAAAACGTAATCATCGGCTTTGCCCGGTTTAACGGACGGAGCACCGGTGTTGTAGCCAGCCAGCCCAACTGGATGGGCGGCGTTATTGACTGCAACGCGGCGGATAAGGTAGCCCGGTTTGTGCGGTTCTGCGATTTGTTCAACATTCCGCTGGTCAACCTGCACGACACCCCGGCCTACATGATCGGCCCCGAGCAGGAGTGGAAGGGTATCCTGCGCCACGGCGCCAAGATGCTGTTCGCCTATATTGACGCCACAGTGCCCAAGATTACCGTAATGATGCGCAAATCATTCGCCGGCGCCTACCTGGGTATGTGCTGTAAAGATACCGGGGCCGATATTGTTTATGCCTGGCCCGAAGCCACACTCACCATCGTGGGCGCCCAAACCGCCGCCAGCGTTATTTTTGCCAAGGAAATCAAGAATGCCGAAAATCCGGCCGAGGTACGGGAACAGCGGATCAAAGAATACAGCGACCTTTATGAAAACCCGTATCACGCGGCGGCACGCGGTTATGTGGATGACATTATTCTGCCTTCGGAAACCAGAAAGAAAATATGTGCCTCGCTGGACCTGCTGGAGAACAAATCCGTGGCCAGGCCCTGGCGTAAATTCTCCAACATTAATATGTAG